The genomic interval GTGTGTATTTCTGGGAAGTGCTTCTGGGCCGGGCCATGGGGCGTTATTCTCCGGAACAGGTGGGGTCGTGTGCCGCGAGATGCTCCCCGGAACACCGGCTCAAATACCCGCAATAAAATTCCCGCCCCGTGAGAGGCTTGCCCCCGGCGGGCTTGATGGTCGGCACGGCGTAGAGTTTGTCCGCGCAGGCGACAAGGACCATGTCGCCGTCCACGCCGACGATGTCGCCGGGGCGGACGTTTTGGGGAAGCTCGCCGGCGATGCGGCCGGGATGCACGGTCAGGCGCAGGGTTTTTCCGGGCAGGCCGTTCCAGTCGAACCAGGAACCGGGCCAGGGGAAAAGACCACGGATGCGGTTGTGCACGGTCAGGACGGGTTGGTTCCAGTCGATGCGGCCGTCCTCCTTGGACAATTTGGCCGCGTAGGTGGCGCGGGCGTGATCCTGGGGAATGCGCACCAAGCCTCCCTGGGTCATTTTTTCCAGGGCCGCGACCAGCAGACGCCCGCCCATGTCGGCCAGGTCGTCGTGCAGCGATTGCGCCGTGTCGTCGATGCCGATGGCCAGACTGCGTTGAAGCAGGATGTCGCCCGTGTCCAGGCCGGCCTCCATGCGCATGATGGTGATGCCGGTGACATGACGACCGTCCATGATGGCCCGCTGGATGGGCGCCGCGCCCCGGTATTCGGGCAACAGCGAGGCATGGACGTTGATGGCCCCAAGACGTGGGATGTCCAGAACGGCTTGTGGCAGAATGAGGCCGTAGGCCGCCACGAGCAACAGGTCCGGGGCCAATGCGGCCAGTTGGGCCACATCGGCCCCGTCCTTGAAGTTGACGGGCTGAAAGACGGGCAGGCTGGCTTCCAGCGCCGCGACCTTGACCGGGGGCGGGGTGCAGACCTGTCCCCGGCCGCAGGGGCGGTCGGGCTGGGAATAAACGCCAACGATATCGCACTGTCCCCAGGCGATAAGGTGTTTGAGGGACGCAGCCGCGAAGTCCGGCGTGCCCAT from Deltaproteobacteria bacterium carries:
- a CDS encoding methionyl-tRNA formyltransferase yields the protein MAETEKKLSVVFMGTPDFAAASLKHLIAWGQCDIVGVYSQPDRPCGRGQVCTPPPVKVAALEASLPVFQPVNFKDGADVAQLAALAPDLLLVAAYGLILPQAVLDIPRLGAINVHASLLPEYRGAAPIQRAIMDGRHVTGITIMRMEAGLDTGDILLQRSLAIGIDDTAQSLHDDLADMGGRLLVAALEKMTQGGLVRIPQDHARATYAAKLSKEDGRIDWNQPVLTVHNRIRGLFPWPGSWFDWNGLPGKTLRLTVHPGRIAGELPQNVRPGDIVGVDGDMVLVACADKLYAVPTIKPAGGKPLTGREFYCGYLSRCSGEHLAAHDPTCSGE